A region of the Ornithinimicrobium ciconiae genome:
GTCCCGCCGCCCATCATTCCCTCCGGCATCACCGTGACGACCCGGCTGCCGATGACCAGGGCGAACAGGCGCCGACTCAGCGACCGGGTCATGGGCAGGATCAGGAAGATCCCGACGAGGTCGCTGAGAAAACCGGGGAGCAACAGGAACAGGCCGCCGACGAGCACCAGGCTGGCGTCGGCGAGCTCACGGGCGGGCATCAGGCCCGAGTCCACGGCCTGTCGCAGGGCACGCCAGGTGCGTCCGCTCTCGCGTCGCACCAAGAAGGCTCCGGCCACAGAGAAGAGGATCAGCAGCCCGATCGTCCACCACGGACCGATCGTGCGGAAGGCCGCGATCAGGATCAGGATCTCGACCAGCACCAGCAGCAGGAAGCCGGCGA
Encoded here:
- a CDS encoding FxsA family protein — protein: MARADGLSGPLPPRGRPGGGSGQGAGGQGGRGSATGRRRPPRRLRLIFAGFLLLVLVEILILIAAFRTIGPWWTIGLLILFSVAGAFLVRRESGRTWRALRQAVDSGLMPARELADASLVLVGGLFLLLPGFLSDLVGIFLILPMTRSLSRRLFALVIGSRVVTVMPEGMMGGGTGAAGSGPGATGAPGHGPRRGPTGGDIIEGEIISEDPPER